Proteins from one Sulfurovum sp. TSL1 genomic window:
- a CDS encoding pyrroline-5-carboxylate reductase, with translation MKLTFIGNGNMAKALIEGLVEKYEIEVLGRNKHSLQALQEQIPQVSTKVMEEKEDMSGKHIVLCVKPYSLPDLAPKLTGEAEAVYSVLAGTSIESLSAQIKAKKYIRTMPNLGASHLKSMTTITGDEELKESALGIFNSIGRSLWLNSENELDIATGVAGSGPAYLALIAESLADGAVNQGLKRADAQVLVQGLFEGFASLLAHENPAIIKDGVMSPGGTTAAGYAALERCNVRNGMMEAVSDAYAKAKELKEKN, from the coding sequence ATGAAGCTAACATTTATTGGCAATGGCAATATGGCTAAAGCGCTGATCGAGGGGTTAGTAGAAAAATATGAGATAGAGGTGCTTGGAAGGAATAAACACTCTTTGCAAGCGCTTCAAGAACAGATCCCCCAAGTTTCGACCAAAGTGATGGAAGAAAAAGAAGATATGTCTGGTAAACATATAGTACTGTGTGTCAAACCCTACTCTCTTCCCGATCTGGCTCCCAAATTGACGGGTGAAGCAGAAGCTGTTTATTCCGTTTTGGCAGGTACGTCCATAGAGAGTCTCAGCGCACAGATCAAAGCAAAAAAATATATCAGAACGATGCCGAACTTGGGTGCGAGTCATCTTAAATCTATGACAACGATCACAGGAGATGAAGAACTAAAAGAGAGTGCATTAGGTATCTTTAATTCTATTGGCAGGAGTTTATGGCTCAACAGCGAAAACGAGCTGGATATCGCAACAGGTGTCGCAGGCAGCGGACCTGCATACCTGGCTCTGATCGCTGAGAGTCTGGCCGATGGTGCGGTCAATCAGGGACTGAAGCGTGCGGATGCCCAGGTACTGGTACAAGGTCTATTTGAAGGATTTGCATCCCTCCTTGCACATGAGAACCCGGCGATCATCAAAGACGGTGTGATGAGCCCGGGAGGAACCACTGCTGCCGGATATGCAGCATTGGAGCGTTGTAACGTACGTAACGGGATGATGGAAGCGGTCAGTGATGCCTATGCAAAAGCCAAAGAACTTAAAGAAAAAAACTAA
- the proB gene encoding glutamate 5-kinase: MKRIVIKVGSSVLTETTTIAKERMLNLASLIAEARKKYEVILVTSGAVAAGYTAVKLNRSVPTSKKVLASVGQPILMSSYKNKFDIYDVPISQILLTEEDFDSRVHTKIFQDIIDRTLKNDILPIVNENDISTTPDQLFGDNDQLSAHITYYTGADLLVILSDIDGYYDDNPKENPNAKIRKVVTEIKKEELAQEHTPNSQFATGGIVTKLKAADYIIGKKREMFLCNGYDLTAAREFLIEGVHNKGTLFTTKKEKKEK, encoded by the coding sequence GTGAAAAGGATAGTGATCAAAGTAGGAAGCAGTGTCTTGACAGAGACAACAACAATTGCAAAAGAGAGGATGCTGAACCTGGCCTCTTTAATTGCTGAAGCCAGAAAAAAATATGAGGTCATTCTTGTGACGTCAGGAGCAGTCGCTGCAGGCTATACAGCAGTTAAATTAAACCGAAGTGTTCCCACAAGCAAAAAAGTTTTAGCCTCTGTCGGACAGCCTATCCTTATGAGCTCTTATAAAAACAAGTTTGATATATATGATGTGCCTATTTCCCAGATACTTTTAACAGAAGAGGATTTTGATTCAAGAGTACATACAAAGATCTTTCAGGACATTATAGACAGAACACTGAAAAATGATATTTTACCTATAGTCAATGAGAATGATATCTCCACAACACCGGATCAACTTTTTGGGGATAATGACCAACTCTCTGCTCATATCACCTATTATACCGGTGCTGATCTGCTTGTGATCCTCAGTGACATTGATGGTTATTATGATGATAACCCCAAAGAAAATCCAAATGCAAAGATCAGAAAAGTGGTCACGGAGATCAAAAAAGAAGAACTCGCACAGGAGCATACGCCGAACTCACAGTTTGCGACTGGCGGCATCGTGACCAAACTCAAAGCAGCTGATTATATTATCGGTAAAAAAAGAGAGATGTTTTTATGCAATGGGTATGATCTGACAGCGGCTAGAGAGTTTTTAATAGAGGGTGTCCATAATAAAGGGACGCTGTTCACAACGAAAAAAGAGAAGAAAGAGAAATAA
- a CDS encoding glutamate-5-semialdehyde dehydrogenase, with amino-acid sequence MEDFLKEAKSSSRVLATISGREKNRILNEMAQALRDNSSNLVAQNKKDMEEGEKSNLSSALMDRLLLDESRIDAMATAIEEIAALKDPVGRILDGWITEDGLNMQKVSIPIGVIGIIYESRPNVTSDTAALCFKSSNVCVLKGGKEAQNSNEEIAKILQDVLEANNLPRALISLIPDASRAGVDKLIKMDKYVDLIIPRGGAGLIKHVSENATVAVVKHDKGQCHTYIDKDAKLDNAIAIALNAKVQRPGVCNSMETLLVDAAIAENALPQLKAAFDKAHTELKGDSRTQNIIEVAHATDEDYDTEYLANILNIKVVDGVEGAIEHIVRFSSGHSEAIITENITTAELFLNAIDAAAVYVNASTRFTDGGAFGFGAEVGISTNKLHARGPMGIEGLTTYKFKIYGSGQIRK; translated from the coding sequence ATGGAAGATTTTTTAAAAGAAGCCAAAAGTTCAAGCAGGGTTCTGGCCACCATCAGTGGACGTGAAAAAAACCGAATACTGAATGAAATGGCCCAGGCACTGAGAGATAACAGCAGTAACCTAGTCGCTCAAAACAAAAAAGATATGGAAGAGGGAGAAAAGAGCAATCTCTCTTCTGCACTGATGGACAGGCTTTTGTTAGATGAGAGCCGCATCGATGCTATGGCAACAGCCATAGAAGAAATAGCAGCATTGAAAGACCCTGTAGGCCGTATCTTGGATGGATGGATCACTGAAGATGGATTAAATATGCAAAAGGTTTCTATCCCTATCGGTGTGATAGGGATCATTTACGAGTCTCGTCCCAATGTCACTTCAGACACTGCAGCACTCTGTTTTAAAAGCTCCAATGTCTGTGTACTCAAAGGGGGAAAAGAAGCGCAGAACTCCAATGAAGAGATCGCAAAGATACTTCAAGATGTCTTAGAAGCGAACAATCTTCCGCGCGCCTTGATCTCACTCATCCCGGATGCATCAAGAGCGGGGGTCGACAAACTTATCAAGATGGACAAATATGTGGATCTTATCATCCCAAGAGGTGGGGCAGGACTCATCAAGCATGTCTCTGAAAATGCGACTGTCGCTGTGGTTAAACACGATAAAGGACAGTGCCATACCTACATCGACAAAGATGCAAAACTGGACAATGCCATAGCCATCGCACTCAATGCAAAAGTACAACGTCCCGGTGTATGTAATTCTATGGAGACACTCTTGGTTGATGCTGCGATAGCAGAGAATGCCTTACCTCAACTCAAAGCTGCATTTGATAAAGCACACACTGAGCTCAAAGGTGACAGTAGAACACAAAATATCATAGAAGTAGCACATGCAACCGATGAGGATTATGATACGGAGTATTTGGCGAATATTTTAAATATCAAGGTCGTAGATGGCGTCGAAGGTGCCATTGAACACATTGTGAGATTTTCTTCGGGGCATTCTGAAGCCATTATCACAGAAAATATCACGACGGCTGAACTGTTTTTGAATGCCATCGATGCTGCAGCGGTCTATGTCAATGCTTCGACACGCTTTACAGATGGAGGCGCATTTGGATTTGGTGCAGAAGTGGGGATCAGTACCAACAAACTCCATGCCAGAGGACCGATGGGGATAGAGGGGCTTACCACCTATAAATTTAAAATTTACGGCAGCGGACAGATACGTAAATAG
- the putP gene encoding sodium/proline symporter PutP, protein MQIEIIISFIGYMLVMLAIGFYFYFKTNDLSDYVLGGRGLNPSVTALSAGASDMSGWLLLGLPGMMYSDGIVGSWIAVGLITGAYLNWHYVAKPLRVYTHHLNDSITIPDYLANRFEDKGHMLRVVTAVVILIFYTLYTSSGLVGGAKLFEATFNIAYSDALLIGSFVIVSYTFLGGYNAVSWTDFIQGILMMLALVITPIVVVSELGGITSAVTAIESIEPSHLNLVSGASLISVISLLAWGLGYFGQPHILVRFMSIRDENETHKAKTIGMSWMILSILGSLSVGFFGFAYVAANGIDLADSEKIFIILSQLVFNPWIAGFLLAAILAAIMSTIDSQLLVSSSVLTRDVYHAIIHKEASDKELVWIGRATVILIALIAWYLSADENSSVLKLVSYAWAGFGAAFGPLIILSLYSRNITKFGAIAGMVVGALTVIVWKELQGGIFEIFELLPGFVFSWIAILFFSRYGAPNPDSIAKKFDEVQSRLKDE, encoded by the coding sequence ATGCAAATAGAGATTATCATCTCATTTATAGGTTATATGCTGGTGATGCTGGCAATAGGGTTCTATTTTTATTTTAAAACCAATGATCTGAGTGACTATGTTTTAGGAGGACGCGGTCTCAACCCTAGTGTGACTGCGCTGAGTGCCGGTGCATCAGATATGAGCGGATGGCTGCTTCTTGGGCTTCCGGGTATGATGTACAGTGACGGGATAGTCGGCAGTTGGATCGCAGTGGGGCTTATCACAGGTGCCTATCTCAATTGGCACTATGTGGCAAAGCCGCTTAGAGTCTATACGCATCATCTCAATGATTCCATTACGATCCCGGATTATCTGGCAAACCGTTTTGAAGACAAGGGGCATATGCTCAGGGTGGTCACTGCAGTCGTGATCTTGATCTTTTATACGCTGTATACTTCATCCGGGCTTGTGGGGGGAGCGAAACTTTTTGAGGCAACCTTCAACATCGCCTATTCAGATGCACTGCTTATAGGAAGTTTTGTAATAGTCTCCTATACTTTCCTGGGAGGGTACAATGCCGTAAGCTGGACAGATTTTATTCAGGGTATTTTGATGATGCTGGCTCTTGTGATCACACCCATTGTGGTAGTTTCTGAACTTGGCGGGATCACAAGTGCCGTCACAGCGATAGAATCTATAGAGCCATCACATCTCAACCTGGTCAGTGGTGCCTCGCTTATCTCTGTGATATCATTGCTTGCATGGGGACTGGGCTATTTTGGACAACCTCATATTCTTGTGAGATTTATGTCGATCAGAGATGAAAATGAAACACATAAAGCCAAAACCATCGGAATGAGCTGGATGATCTTATCCATTCTGGGTTCTTTGAGCGTCGGTTTTTTCGGGTTTGCCTATGTTGCAGCGAACGGCATCGATCTGGCTGACAGTGAAAAGATCTTTATCATACTCTCACAGCTTGTTTTTAATCCTTGGATCGCAGGTTTTTTACTTGCGGCGATACTTGCGGCCATTATGAGTACGATCGACTCACAACTGCTTGTATCTTCTTCTGTATTGACAAGAGATGTATACCATGCGATCATACATAAAGAGGCCAGTGACAAAGAACTTGTCTGGATCGGGCGTGCCACAGTGATCCTGATCGCTCTTATCGCATGGTATCTATCTGCAGATGAGAACTCCAGTGTACTTAAACTTGTATCGTATGCCTGGGCAGGATTCGGTGCGGCTTTCGGGCCGCTTATCATATTGAGTCTCTATAGTCGTAACATCACGAAGTTCGGTGCCATAGCAGGTATGGTAGTGGGTGCTCTGACTGTCATAGTCTGGAAAGAGCTTCAGGGCGGGATATTTGAAATATTCGAATTGCTCCCCGGGTTTGTTTTTTCATGGATAGCCATCCTGTTCTTTAGTCGATATGGAGCACCGAACCCGGATTCTATCGCTAAGAAGTTTGATGAAGTGCAAAGTCGATTAAAAGATGAATAA
- a CDS encoding pyrimidine/purine nucleoside phosphorylase: protein MTKLENISMIKEANVYFDGKVVSRTIFLPNGERQTLGVMQPGEYTFDTNEAEIMEMMSGELEIRLPGETEFRTLHTPESFNVPANSSFDLKIKTVTDYCCSYIKA, encoded by the coding sequence ATGACAAAACTAGAAAACATATCGATGATCAAAGAAGCCAATGTATATTTCGATGGGAAAGTGGTCAGCAGAACTATTTTTTTACCCAATGGAGAGAGACAGACCTTGGGTGTGATGCAGCCGGGTGAATATACATTTGACACGAATGAAGCAGAGATCATGGAGATGATGAGTGGAGAATTGGAGATCAGACTTCCAGGTGAAACAGAATTCAGAACACTGCATACACCTGAAAGCTTTAATGTTCCGGCCAACTCATCTTTTGATCTGAAGATCAAAACGGTGACAGATTACTGCTGCAGCTACATAAAGGCATAA